The Ochotona princeps isolate mOchPri1 chromosome 22, mOchPri1.hap1, whole genome shotgun sequence nucleotide sequence ATTTAGTAATGATAGGTGGCTTGTGAAAGTTGTTGAAAACAACCATAAACTGACAGTGTCTCACCTTCCAGAAATGCTTCATGGCAAAAATTACGACAAGGACAGATTTCTGATAACTTAATAGGATGATTTCTCAAAACTCCAATGAAGACACAAGAGTTTTGCCAAAATTTCTATCCTAGCACTAAAAATAGCCATATTGAATTACATGAGTTTAACAAACGGATGGGAACATTCTTatgatttttaaagctttattttcaaGCCTTTTATGGATAAAAAGAACAGGTTTAATGTATTTCctaaataaaattctaagaaattaGTCATATCTCTGCCTCCattgtctcttccttcctttttttctaacAATCATGTGGTCTACAATTTTTAATCATCGTCTTAATGATAAGTTAAAACAAATGACAGGTATTGACCTACCAGATAACACACAGTGCAATCCAATGGGTCATTCATCTGCAATGTACCCAGAGGAATTAGTCATTAAATAAAGGACAGTGAACAGAGTAAGCAAGCTCTGCTTCCTCCTGTAATAAATACATCACAGTGTCTGACACTGAGGCTTGAGACATGAGTCACTGACACTGGTTAGCCCCAACACTGTGGGTTCCACTATCATTTAGGGAACAACAGTCTTTTTATAGCCCTCTTCATGACTGTGTTCTTCAGGCTGTAGATGAAGAAGTGCAGCATGGAGGTGACCATTGTGTACATCACTGAGGCTGCTGCAGTTAAGGCTGAACTTGGGGCAGCACTGGCACTGAGGTACACACCCAGGGTTGTGCCATAAAATGGGGAGATGGTCAAGAGGTGAGAGGCATGGGTGGAAAAGGCTTTATAGCTGCCCTGAGTTGATGAGATGGTACAGATGGAGGAGGAGATCTTAGAGTAGGAGAACAGGATCCCAGACAGGGGACCTCCTGCCAGCAGCACGGCTGCAACATCCATTATGAGGTCATTGAGAAAGGTGTCAAAACAAGCCATGTGGACCACCtgattcaactcacagaaaaagtGAGGGATTTCTAGGTATGTGCAGAAGGTCAGCCTCCGCACCAGTAAGCTCTGCATCAGAGCCTTTAGGACACCAATAACCCAGCATACCAGAATCAGCTGCACACAGAAATGGGAATTCGTGATGACCATGTAGTGCagggggtgacagatggccacaaaccTGTCATAGGCCATTACAGCCAGGAGAAAGTCACCTAATGTTGCAAAGATTATGAAGAAGAACATCTGTGTGATGCATCCTGCATAGCTGATGGCTCTGCTCTGTGTCTGGATATTCACCAGCATCTTGGGGATGATGGTGGTAGTGAAGCAGATGTCACAGAAGGACAGGTTGGCGAGAAAGCAATACATGGGCGTGTGGAGGTGGGTGTCTGACAAGATGGCCAGGACAATGAGCATGTTCCCAATGACACAGAGCACATACATGGAGAGGAACTATAatgggctgcagggctgggtcctctgagaatcccaggagaaggaattctgaaagctgagtttggtTGCTCAGTCTCATGTAGCGCAGATCACTGACAGGAAGAAGTAGTTGGACCTGAATCATATGAATAAAATACCGATGTAACCAACACAGCAGAAATCTCAAATTTATGTTTTCCCATTGAAAATTCCCAAAATTACAGATGGCTTGTTACTAATTTTTGGTCCTTCCAAGTAAGATCACTGACCAATCATTCCTTCCTACCCTCAATGCTTCCCTACATCATCAAATGCTTCTCACATATAATGACATAGTTTTTGACCAGTTGAGTAATATTTATTCATCAGAGGTTACATACTCAGTATTGATTTTACAACTGAATGCATGAAGGAAAGATCAGGGGAAGAAGCAGTGTATAACTTGGGGTTCCATGTATCTTAAGAGTTAAAGAGATAAAGGTCTCATTATGAAATAAAGTGATCCTCACACACATGGAACAAGTGAAGGCAGAAGTGATATGATTGTGAGCAAGCAACTCAGTCACGTTAAGCAAAGGGGAATCACAAAGGATGTCAAATGATAAGAAAGACTCAGCATGGAGTAGGCTGGAAATATACATAAAACTGACTTACTAAGACTTCGTTTGCAGAACTAAATTTTTGTATTTAACATACGTGGGTGTG carries:
- the LOC101523658 gene encoding olfactory receptor 7A10-like, which translates into the protein MLIVLAILSDTHLHTPMYCFLANLSFCDICFTTTIIPKMLVNIQTQSRAISYAGCITQMFFFIIFATLGDFLLAVMAYDRFVAICHPLHYMVITNSHFCVQLILVCWVIGVLKALMQSLLVRRLTFCTYLEIPHFFCELNQVVHMACFDTFLNDLIMDVAAVLLAGGPLSGILFSYSKISSSICTISSTQGSYKAFSTHASHLLTISPFYGTTLGVYLSASAAPSSALTAAASVMYTMVTSMLHFFIYSLKNTVMKRAIKRLLFPK